One window of Oscillibacter hominis genomic DNA carries:
- a CDS encoding MATE family efflux transporter: MGTTGAPLNRRRKENDILALSGPIFVELLLQLLVGNVDQIMVGWHDPNGVGAIGNANQVTSLLLLVFSVVSTASMILVSQYIGARDTKRVGETYAASLAMNFVFGIAVSLVLIAGCGPILRLMGVHEEIFHKACVYMQIVGAGMVFQSLYLTFTAFFRSSQLMRDTMAVSVVMNGINILGNALLIGGPYGLPAFGVAGAALSSTISRLIGLLIIGALFAKKFGFAQVRSSLLPFPWMQLKKLLRIGLPAGGESVSYNLSQVCIQTICNRFAAFVVNTRVYATMFANVTYLCACAMAQACQVVAARLMGAGDTEGTERSVRRTLALSAAASGAVSILLYLFCEPVYGLFTKDPQVIALAKTIMLLEIPLELGRAVNMTMCRVLQACGDIQFPITLCVIFAWLFGVGGGYVLSVACGWGLSGLWAAMAADEVTRAALFLWRWKKGVWKEKCLLGGERSEQEA, translated from the coding sequence ATGGGGACAACGGGCGCGCCGCTGAACCGGCGCAGAAAAGAAAACGACATCCTGGCCCTCAGTGGGCCGATTTTTGTGGAGCTGCTGCTGCAGCTGCTGGTGGGCAACGTGGATCAGATCATGGTGGGCTGGCACGACCCCAACGGCGTGGGGGCCATCGGCAATGCCAACCAGGTGACAAGCCTTTTGCTGCTGGTCTTCTCCGTGGTGTCCACGGCGTCCATGATCCTGGTGTCCCAGTACATCGGCGCAAGGGACACCAAGCGGGTGGGGGAGACCTACGCGGCCTCCCTGGCCATGAACTTCGTGTTCGGCATTGCGGTAAGCCTGGTTCTGATCGCGGGCTGCGGGCCGATCCTGCGGCTGATGGGCGTCCATGAGGAGATTTTCCACAAGGCCTGCGTCTATATGCAGATCGTGGGGGCGGGCATGGTGTTCCAGTCCCTGTACCTGACCTTTACCGCTTTTTTCCGCTCCAGCCAGCTGATGCGGGATACCATGGCCGTATCCGTTGTGATGAACGGGATCAACATTTTGGGCAACGCCCTGCTCATCGGCGGGCCCTATGGGCTGCCGGCTTTCGGCGTGGCTGGGGCCGCGCTGTCCAGCACCATCTCCCGTTTGATCGGCCTTTTGATCATCGGTGCCCTGTTTGCAAAAAAGTTTGGGTTCGCCCAGGTGCGCAGCAGCCTTTTGCCCTTTCCCTGGATGCAGCTGAAAAAGCTGCTGCGCATCGGCCTGCCCGCCGGCGGCGAGTCGGTCTCCTACAACCTGTCCCAGGTGTGCATCCAGACCATCTGCAACCGTTTCGCGGCCTTTGTGGTGAATACCCGGGTCTATGCCACCATGTTTGCCAACGTGACGTACCTGTGCGCCTGCGCCATGGCACAGGCCTGCCAGGTGGTGGCCGCCCGGCTGATGGGCGCAGGGGACACGGAGGGCACGGAGCGCAGCGTCCGCAGGACACTGGCTCTGTCGGCGGCGGCCTCCGGCGCCGTGTCGATCCTCCTGTACCTCTTCTGTGAACCGGTGTATGGCCTCTTCACCAAGGACCCCCAGGTCATTGCCCTGGCGAAAACCATCATGCTGCTGGAAATCCCGCTGGAGCTGGGCCGTGCTGTGAACATGACCATGTGCCGTGTGCTCCAGGCCTGCGGCGACATCCAATTTCCCATTACGCTGTGCGTGATTTTTGCGTGGCTCTTCGGCGTGGGCGGCGGCTATGTGCTGAGCGTGGCCTGTGGATGGGGCCTATCGGGCCTCTGGGCTGCCATGGCGGCGGACGAGGTGACCAGGGCGGCACTGTTTTTGTGGCGCTGGAAGAAGGGCGTCTGGAAGGAGAAGTGCCTCCTGGGCGGAGAGCGAAGCGAACAGGAGGCGTAA
- a CDS encoding ABC transporter ATP-binding protein — MAEVILKHIKKVYPNTDSGKKRKGEQKKSALAVTEEGVLAVQDFNLEVKDREFIVLVGPSGCGKSTTLRMIAGLEEISGGELWIDGKLMNDVAPKDRDIAMVFQNYALYPHMTVYENMAFSLKLKKAPREEIDRKVRQAAEILDITQYLDRKPKALSGGQRQRVAIGRAIVRDPKVFLMDEPLSNLDAKLRNQMRSEIIKLRSRIDTTFIYVTHDQTEAMTLGDRIVIMKDGLVQQIGTPQEVFDHPANVFVAGFIGMPRMNFYEAELCRDGKYTVELEGVSVTLSEEKQRRLEQNGVEPQSVTLGVRPEHIALLGERNAIHGTVDVSEMMGSAVHLHVSACGADTIIIVPTMDMEGNQRETFSIGQEVAFSFGGNVAHVFSRETGKNLEF, encoded by the coding sequence ATGGCAGAAGTGATTCTCAAACACATCAAAAAGGTCTACCCCAACACGGATTCCGGGAAAAAGAGGAAGGGTGAGCAGAAAAAGAGCGCCCTTGCCGTCACGGAGGAGGGGGTCCTGGCGGTCCAGGACTTCAACCTGGAGGTCAAGGACCGGGAGTTCATCGTGCTGGTGGGCCCTTCCGGCTGCGGAAAGTCCACCACGCTGCGGATGATTGCCGGGCTGGAGGAGATTTCCGGCGGTGAGCTGTGGATCGACGGCAAGCTGATGAACGATGTGGCGCCCAAGGACCGGGACATCGCCATGGTGTTCCAGAACTACGCCCTCTATCCCCACATGACCGTCTATGAGAATATGGCCTTTTCCCTGAAGCTGAAAAAGGCGCCCAGGGAGGAGATCGACCGGAAGGTGCGCCAGGCGGCGGAAATTTTAGACATCACCCAGTACCTGGACCGCAAGCCCAAGGCCCTCTCCGGCGGCCAGCGCCAGCGTGTGGCCATCGGCCGCGCCATTGTCCGGGATCCCAAGGTGTTTTTGATGGATGAGCCGCTGAGCAACCTGGATGCCAAGCTGCGCAACCAGATGCGCTCGGAGATCATCAAGCTGAGAAGCCGCATCGACACCACCTTCATCTATGTGACCCACGACCAGACCGAGGCCATGACGTTGGGCGACCGGATCGTCATCATGAAGGACGGGTTGGTGCAGCAGATCGGCACGCCCCAGGAGGTCTTTGACCACCCGGCCAATGTGTTCGTGGCGGGCTTTATCGGCATGCCCAGGATGAATTTCTATGAGGCGGAGCTGTGCAGGGACGGCAAGTACACAGTGGAGTTAGAAGGCGTCAGCGTGACGCTCAGCGAGGAAAAGCAGCGGCGGCTGGAACAAAACGGCGTGGAGCCTCAGAGCGTCACTCTTGGCGTGCGGCCGGAGCACATCGCCCTTTTGGGCGAGCGCAACGCCATCCACGGTACGGTGGACGTCAGCGAGATGATGGGCAGCGCCGTGCACCTGCACGTCAGCGCCTGCGGCGCCGACACCATCATCATCGTGCCCACCATGGACATGGAGGGAAATCAGCGGGAGACTTTTTCCATCGGTCAGGAAGTGGCCTTTTCCTTTGGCGGAAATGTGGCCCATGTGTTCAGCAGGGAGACCGGAAAGAACCTGGAGTTTTGA